AGAAAAGGACGAAGCATGGTACAACAAAGGATGCGCACTAGCTGAGCTTGGAAAGTATGATGAGGCGCTAGAATGTTAGAAAGCATTAGAGATAACCTTGGAGGATGAGCTTGTGTGGTGTAAGGCCAAGGCACTGTTAGATCTTGGAAGGCCAAGGGAGGCTCTAGAATCCTCCCAGGAAGCCACCAGGATAAACCCAGACTATGAAAGAGGATGGTACCTTCGAGGCAGGGCACTGGAAGAGCTGGGAGAACATGAAAAGGCTATAAAATCCTACAAGAAAGCT
Above is a window of Methanofastidiosum sp. DNA encoding:
- a CDS encoding tetratricopeptide repeat protein; amino-acid sequence: EKDEAWYNKGCALAELGKYDEALEC
- a CDS encoding tetratricopeptide repeat protein, producing the protein MEDELVWCKAKALLDLGRPREALESSQEATRINPDYERGWYLRGRALEELGEHEKAIKSYKKALKIDPEYRRLRRPWKRLRIHSMLFKTASNETC